Genomic window (Planctomycetota bacterium):
GGATCCGTACGCCTCGGGCTTGCCGCCCTTGAACGCAAGACCGGCCAGGTCGAACCGGTTGATTCCGGGAGGGACCGCGCGGTGGTCGCACGCGTAGCGGAAGAGCATCGGGATCGTGTAGGCGTCGTAGACCAGCCGGAAGGCCAGCGGGTGGGGCATCTCGCCGCCCGCGCGGGCGATTCCGGCGTAGTAGTGATACTCCTGATCGTCGGCGAATCCCGGCGTGGACTCGCGGCGCTCCATGTCCCGCGGCGCCAGGCACCGCGTGGTGGGATTGGCCGGATCGCCCTCGCGCGGCTCCGGGATCCGCCGCAGAAGCGCCGCGTCCCGGCCCGTCAGTCCCGCCGCGGCCAGACACATCGGAATGGCCGGCGCTCCGTGCCGGGCGCGGCATTCCTGGAGCCGGCGGGCCGCCTCCGCGATTTCGGCGGCGCGCGCGGGGTCCTTTTCCCGCAGCCCGAGCCACGACACCAGGAGCAGGGCCGCCACATCCTGCGCCAGGTGGTTGGAGCTGCCGTGGGACCAGCCGTCCAGGCGCATCTCGGGATTGGGCTTTCCCGCCAGACGGTCGGTCGCCGGAAAGGCCGGACGGCCCGTCCGCCGGCGGACTTCTTCCAGGCTCACCGAAGCTCCGTCATCCCACCAGTAGGGGACGAACCCCTTTTCGCCCTCCTGGAAGAGATGTTCCCGGTCGAACCGGGGGGCGTCGGGGGCCGAATCGTCCCGCTTGGCCGAAAAGAGCGTGTCCGAGTGAAGGAGCATCTTGAGGTAGAAGGGAAGCACCCACCGCGTGAGGAACTCCTCGTAGAAAGGATCCCCGGTGACGCGCCCCGCCGTGCCGAGCGCCGCGCCGAACCACGCGCCGTCGTGCATCGTGTCGAGCGCCTCGCCCTGCACCCACCGGCCGGGGCCGTCCTTCTTCGTCACGTCGACGTATTCGTAAATCATTCCCCGCTGCTCGGAGCGCTCGTCCTTCTTGAGGTGGTGCTCGAAGACGTACCGCGCGAGGTTCATCATGAACCCGCGCGTCTCGGCGGCCCCGAGGGGCGGGGCGTCCTCGGGCAGCGGCGGCCGAGGATCGAGCCGCCGCACGCGGACGTTCCGGAACCAGAGCGGCGTCCCGTGGTCCTGCAGTCCGATCGGACCCCGGAACGGAAGATCGTCCACGATCGCGTTCTCGATCACCCGGGCGCCGTTCAGGGTCAGACTCACCGCCCGGCCGCGCACTTCGAGCTCGACGGCGTTCCACTCGCCGGCGGGCTTCGTGCGGTTCTCGCGCGGCGCGCAGCGGCGGAAGATCGAACCCGTGGAGCCCGCATGCGGCGGACGTCCGGCGTCGTCCACGATCTCGATCTGGTGCTCGACGTTGTCGCGGCTGCGGAAAATCAGGCCGCTGTTTCCGCCCCGCGGGATCTTGAACTCGAGCGTCAGGACGAAATCGCCGTACGTTTCGCGGGTCCAGAGATTCCCTCCCCGGTCCACGCGTTCGATGACGCCGCCCTCGATCTTCCACCCGGGGTTCGGTTCCCACGGGGGTTCCGCCGCCTCCTGAGCCGTCCAGAGCGCCAACGCCAGAAGCGCCGCCATAAAGCCCTCCTCGTCACGGATCCGCGTAGATTCGCCCCGAGGCGTCGCCGAGGAAGATCCTTCCGTCCGCGGTCGCCGCCAGACGCAGGTCCGTCCCGAAATGGCCGAAATCGTCGTGCGGAACGCCCTCGGCCCGGCGCAGGACGGAGCCGTCCGCCAGAGACAGCGTCTCGAGCGTCGGCACGCACCGCCAGTCGTAGGCGTTCGGATAACGCTTCCAGGCGAGGACCAGCCTCCCGCGGTCTTCGAGAACCACGGCGGCGTCGATCCGGCCGGGGCGCCGCGCTTCCCAGAGAACGCCTCCCTCCGGAGCCCGGCGCTGGATCACTCCCTGCGTCGTCGCCGCGATCCTCGAGCCGTCCGCCAGGCGGAAGCGGTGGAGCGCGTACGGGGGCCAGGAACCGTCGTCTTTCCCGGGGGGACGGCCCTTCCAATCATACGGGACACGCCCCTGCTCCTTTCCGTCCGGCGAAAGGATCACCGTCACGGCGTTCTCGTACCGGCGCGTTTTCTCGTTGAAGCGGAACGTGGAAGCCTCCACCGCGCCGTCGGCGCGGATCTCGATCCGATCGACGTTCCGGCCGGGTCCGTAGCGGGCTTGCTGGCGTCGGTTCTCGCCCAGGTCGAAGCTCCAGCGCCGCCGCCCGTCGCCGCCGAAAGCGTAAACGCGATCCGCTCCCGCGACGACGAGCGCTCCGTCCCGCGAGCAGGCGAGCGACTCCACCTGTCCTTCCACGCGGGCGATCTCCCGGAGCCGCGGCGCTTCCGGAGGGCGCTCGAGATCCACCGCCACCACGCGGCCGGACGCGGCGGCGGCGTACGCCCGCACCCAGGGGCCCGCCGGACGGGCGCGCCACGTCCAGCGCCGGCCGTCCGCCGTGCGCAGCGGCTCCCACCCGAGAAGCCGCCCCTCCGCGTCCCGGGCCTCCACCCACGCGCATTCCGCCTGAGCTTGAGTCGAGAGTCCCGAGGCGTCCACGGCCGCCGGGCCGAATCCTTGCGGGGGACCCACCTGGGCGTCGGCGGCGTCGGCCGGCCGCTGGGTTTCCGGAAGAAAGGGCGTGTCCTCGGGGGGGAAGGGCGAGTCGTGCCAGTAGACGTGCGCCGTGAAGGTTTCCCCCGCGGGGACCTCGCGCGGCAGACGCACGTACACGAGCGGGGCGCTTCGGGCCTGGCGGATTTCGCCGAAGCGGTAAACGCCCTCGTAGATCTGGGCGCCGAACCCGGCGGAGGAGACGTCGGGATCCTCCGCGCCCGGAAGCGATCGCCAGCGGATGCGGCTGAGGGGAAAACGCCCCTCCGGACCCGGCACCAGCTCCCCGGCCGAACGGACCCTGCCCTCGAGCGCGGCGCGAAGGTTGACGCTCCGGCTGCGGCCGCCGCTCTGGAGGTGGAGGATCGGCTCCAGGCGGCCCTCGATGCGGTGCCGGATTTCGAGCACGTCGTAGCGGGGGTCGAGCGGCGCGGCCAGCCGCACGGTGCCGTAGCGGCCTTCCTTGAAGCGCGAGACGATCCGCACGCCCTCGGAGTCGGCCTCCAGCGCGGCGTTCGGATCGTTCGTGCCGAGCGACCACGGGCGCGTCCCCTCGGCGGGGCGGTAGACCGGCCGGAAATGGTCCACCTTGACCTCGAGCGGGGTTCCCGAGCTGAAGGCGGTCACCGAGTGCGGATTGAAGTGTCCGAGCGACGAAGGATCCGCGGGAAGCGCGGCGCGGATCCAGGATCCGGCCGCGCGCGGGCCGGCGATGCGGATCTCGGCGCGGGAGGCGCGGGCGGGATCGGCCCATGTTCCGGGCGCGGCCTCCTGAGGCGTGATCAACAGATGCGGGCGGATGGGACTCCCCGGCGCGCCGCCCTTCAAACGGCCCAAGGCGTCCTTCCGGATCCGTTCGAGCGTCTCCCGGCCGCCGGCCAGAAGGATCGTGGCCGTGTCCACCGCGTCCACCTCCACCGCGAGCTTTCCCCCCTCGATTCGGAAGGGCGCCTCGCGGAAGCCGCGGTCGTGGTCGAAGGCGAGGACTCCGGCGACCGGATCGAGCGCGGGAGGGAGCGGTTGGAGGATCGTCACCCCGCGATGGGGTTTCAGCTCGATTCCGCCCCAGGAGGAGCCGTCCGGGAAATCCCGCGGATAGGAGCACCGGAGGCGGCGGTTGAGGAGGGTGATCACGAGAAGCTCGGTTCGGCAGAGCACCGGGAGGACTTCCAGACCGTCGGGCCGCAGGCGTCCCGCGAAGGGCGCGCCCGCCGCGAGGAACGGATGGAGCGCCTTGAGGAAGCCCGCGATCTGGCCGATCCGGTTCCACACGGGGACACACGCCGTGGCGCCCTCCTGATAGCGCCAGGGGCGGGTTTCGAACGGATCGATGCCTCCGTGAAGCGTGGTTCCCTGATCCCACACCGAGGGGACGAGGAACCATCCGAACAGGCGCGCCCCCCGGCCGAGCATCGCGTACGAGGCCAGGTCCTCCTCCGCGGGCGTGATCCAGCGCGAAGACTGTCCCACGGCGTCCACGAGATAGAGAATGGGCGCCGGTTCGTTGAGCGTCCGGATCTCGTCGAGCGAGCGCTCGTCCCCGAAGACCGTGGGGTCGCGGCTCTCTCCGGTGACGTGGTAATGGTAGTTCATGTAGAGATCGTGCGTCCAGGCGTAGCGCCGGAGGTCCGCGGGATTGCAGAGGAACTGCGGCTGGGGGGAGCCGTGTTCGCGGAGGAAGGCTCCGAGCGCCAGGAGGGTCTGCGGCCGGGGGCGGCCCCAGCCGGCGTCGTCCTGCATGTACCACGCCCAGGCGTCGGGGGCGCGGCCGAACTCGGCGGCGCGCCGGGCGAGCGTGCGTTCGAGGGACTCGGGCATGCGGCCGCCGTGCCGCTCGATCTCCTCGGCCACCTGAGCGTGTCCCTCGGCGCGCGTCACGTGGACGTCCATGTGCTTTTCCGCCAGGTCGCGCCGGTCGGCGTGCTGTCCCCAGAAGGGATAGTTCAGGGACTCAGCCGGGTAGGCCCGGAAGGCGGCCGTGGCGCGTCCGGCGTCGCTTTCGAGGCGAAGGACGCACGGTTCGCCGCAGGCGGCCGTGACGTCGAGCTCGACCGCGGCCAGGTGGCCCGGCGGGACGGGCGAGCCCCGGACGCGCGCCGGCACGGGGCGTCCGTTGAACTCGGCGGGTCCGAGCGCGGCGGGAGCGGCCCCGTCGTTGCGCACCAGGAGCGTGAGTTTCCGGAGATCCGCCGAAAAGGCGGCGACGGCGACCTTGAGGGATTCCGGCCGAGGGGCGGGGCCGGAGAGATCGGCTTCGCCCGCGTCGGTGATCGCCCGCAGGGCGAGCGCCGGCTCGCGGAGCGCGCGGGCCATGTGTCCGAGGAGGATCGCCCCGGCGGCGCCGGGGCCGAGCGTGCGCGGGCGGATGTCGTACCAGTCCACGCCGCGGCCGGGCGCCCGGGGCCCGGCGGGCTCGAGGTGCGCGGCGATCGGCGCTCCGGCGACGGCGAGATCGCGGATTTCGACGGGTCGGGCGAGGACGTTCCGGACGACGAGAAGGACGGTCGTGCGGTCGGCCGCGTCCAGGGCGCGCGCGGACAGGAGCTCCAGCGGCGCGCGCCGCCCGTCCGGCGGAACCCGGCCGGCACCGAGGAGGACGATCGGAAGAGCCAGAAGCATCCGCACGGGTTCGTTTTCCTCCGTCACGGGGCCGGATACAGGCGGCCCTGGGGGACCACATCCGGCGGCTGACCCGGCCAGGACCAGAGCAGCCGGACGTTGGCGATCGAGACGCATTCGAAGTATTCGAGCCGGATCTCGTAGAGGCGGCCGGCCTCGAGGTCGATCGTTCCGGTGCGTTCGCGCGTGCCGCGCACGGTCCAGTCGTCGATGAGGAGTTTCCCGTCCACCCACAGTCGCGCGCCGTCGTCGGAGACGACGTGGAAGGTATGGGGTCCGGAGGCGGCGGGCTCGACGAACCCGGTCCAGCGGACGGAGAAGTAGTCGGGATCGAGGGAGGGATAGGGCGCCCTCAGGCCCCAGGCGAAATCGATCTCCGGATCCACGCGCGTCACGCGCAGCGCCGTGAGGTCGGCGTTGTCGAAGTATTCGGCCTTGAGGCCGGACCCTCCGGCGGCGGGGAAGAGCGCTTCCGGAGGAACGACTTCCCGCGGCCGCGAGGGGCCGCTCCAGGAGAGCCGCACGGCGCCGGGGGGACCGGCGCATTCGAGCCGCAGGTCCGCCGGCCGCCACCCCGGCAGATCGAGAGAGCCGGACGTTTCCGGGGCGTCCGGCCTTCCGGAATGTTCGAGAACGAGCGTTCCGGCGATCCACAGGCGCGCCGCGCCGGGGGCCCGGACGTGGAACGTCCAGAGTCCCCGCGCCGGGGGAAGGATCTTGCCGGTCCACCGCGCCGCGGGCGCCTCGAGCGGAAGGTCCACGCGGGGATCCACGCGGGTCCGGCGCAGGCGCGTGAAATCGGGACGTTCGTAGTACTCTCCGCGGAGCCCCGTTCCGCGCAGAGGCAGGGACGTCAGGGGCCGGCCGGGTTCGGCCACGGC
Coding sequences:
- a CDS encoding PA14 domain-containing protein, whose translation is MTPRDDELLERALAGLLDAPEEDALAARLREEPALARRLIALAREEALLAEAVAETRAERALRKKAVRRPLGTLAAAGLAAAALAAVLLRERSAPPGGEEPAPAVVSSAGPASARVGERLEPGRTLRTGPGGHVELRFEDGTRLLFGPETEAVLARPAPAREVRLAAGALRAEVTPLPPGESFSFVTPHAEARVLGTVLRLTVEPASTRLEVEEGRVLLAHSDGGAPVEIPHGRFAVAEPGRPLTSLPLRGTGLRGEYYERPDFTRLRRTRVDPRVDLPLEAPAARWTGKILPPARGLWTFHVRAPGAARLWIAGTLVLEHSGRPDAPETSGSLDLPGWRPADLRLECAGPPGAVRLSWSGPSRPREVVPPEALFPAAGGSGLKAEYFDNADLTALRVTRVDPEIDFAWGLRAPYPSLDPDYFSVRWTGFVEPAASGPHTFHVVSDDGARLWVDGKLLIDDWTVRGTRERTGTIDLEAGRLYEIRLEYFECVSIANVRLLWSWPGQPPDVVPQGRLYPAP
- a CDS encoding DUF1080 domain-containing protein — encoded protein: MAALLALALWTAQEAAEPPWEPNPGWKIEGGVIERVDRGGNLWTRETYGDFVLTLEFKIPRGGNSGLIFRSRDNVEHQIEIVDDAGRPPHAGSTGSIFRRCAPRENRTKPAGEWNAVELEVRGRAVSLTLNGARVIENAIVDDLPFRGPIGLQDHGTPLWFRNVRVRRLDPRPPLPEDAPPLGAAETRGFMMNLARYVFEHHLKKDERSEQRGMIYEYVDVTKKDGPGRWVQGEALDTMHDGAWFGAALGTAGRVTGDPFYEEFLTRWVLPFYLKMLLHSDTLFSAKRDDSAPDAPRFDREHLFQEGEKGFVPYWWDDGASVSLEEVRRRTGRPAFPATDRLAGKPNPEMRLDGWSHGSSNHLAQDVAALLLVSWLGLREKDPARAAEIAEAARRLQECRARHGAPAIPMCLAAAGLTGRDAALLRRIPEPREGDPANPTTRCLAPRDMERRESTPGFADDQEYHYYAGIARAGGEMPHPLAFRLVYDAYTIPMLFRYACDHRAVPPGINRFDLAGLAFKGGKPEAYGSDRPAPFGSRLGPQNMVVSGWALQALRAFPGLWEERYRRSFSEDVRVRFLDEGRSYTINAKPEPGASDPIVLGEVTLRLVSHRNALLAAGTARGDSAVIRLHGHPDSGAPWAKVTIRKDRSCVAVNDRGEPLRVAGHALPAEGGFEFEFALPYTVVKDQRPWANGLEHARYAVSVGEARRTFYLASTEEQVIRALERELGRGLGTWERMFAERGYIPTGLLGRWEHLSDSGGYAHLLKAGAQWLLYLEKRRDWELHRVPRVE